Proteins from one Nicotiana tabacum cultivar K326 chromosome 23, ASM71507v2, whole genome shotgun sequence genomic window:
- the LOC107767346 gene encoding uncharacterized protein LOC107767346, with translation MGDQLELNSQSVIETSSPQMTTIGASPTGSVVLDSSHPFYLHPSDSPGMLLVNTAFDGKGYGGWRRGMLIALSAKNKVGFIDGTFLQPKISSDVFKSWTRCNDMVISWLLNSLSKAIAESVLYSKTAKDIWDELEESCGAKIKNFKSQQDSRLIQFLMGLNGAYAVARSNLLMPSPLPSVNHAYSLLIRDEKQREVHISHHPAESVFVAAQQSYGGQKVTSAKKFNTETKKGTQFCNYCKKQNHTIENCYRLIGFPSDFKFTKFKRFSGAKSNAILSMETLRQAMQEIKP, from the exons ATGGGAGACCAACTCGAGCTCAATTCACAATCTGTGATAGAAACAAGCTCTCCTCAGATGACAACAATTGGTGCTTCACCAACTGGTTCTGTAGTTCTTGACTCCTCTCATCCCTTTTACCTTCACCCTTCAGATTCACCTGGCATGCTTCTTGTTAACACTGCTTTTGATGGAAAAGGATATGGGGGTTGGAGAAGGGGAATGCTCATAGCCTTGTCTGCGAAAAACAAGGTAGGGTTCATTGATGGAACCTTCCTTCAACCCAAAATCTCTTCTGATGTTTTCAAATCTTGGACCCGTTGTAATGACATGGTCATTTCTTGGCTATTGAACTCTCTTTCTAAAGCAATAGCTGAGAGTGTTCTATACTCCAAGACAGCCAAGGACATTTGGGATGAGCTTGAAGAAAG TTGTGGTGCTAAAATCAAAAACTTCAAATCTCAGCAAGATAGCAGACTCATTCAGTTCCTTATGGGACTGAATGGTGCTTATGCAGTAGCCAGAAGCAATCTACTTATGCCATCACCATTGCCTTCAGTCAATCATGCCTACTCTTTGCTTATCAGAGATGAGAAGCAAAGAGAAGTACATATTTCTCACCATCCAGCTGAAAGTGTCTTTGTTGCTGCTCAACAGTCCTATGGAGGACAGAAGGTAACCTCTGCTAAGAAATTCaacacagaaacaaagaaaggaacTCAGTTCTGCAACTATTGCAAGAAGCAGAATCACACTATTGAAAACTGTTATAGATTGATTGGTTTTCCTTCAGATTTTAAGTTTACTAAATTCAAAAGATTCAGTGGAGCTAAGAGCAATGCAATACTTTCTATGGAAACTCTCAGACAAGCAATGCAGGAGATCAAACCATGA